One window of Vanessa atalanta chromosome 9, ilVanAtal1.2, whole genome shotgun sequence genomic DNA carries:
- the LOC125066613 gene encoding TBC1 domain family member 23: MTAEDDSTWLIELESAILDGCTPQEINAITKGKKIPESLRPDVWLVCLNCHDMGNQLLMFDEIFDLTNQNELRDNVKKFVRKLDNDDDEKLSVISDIESILTFYCKSRSITYASNNGWIEILYPLLSLKLPRSDTYNMFEKILKLYIPNGCTSNGVPFHILRLIIQYHDPELCSFLDTKRITPEQYCMPWLKSLFSGTCNLEVVLFMWDLYFQRSDPFFIFFLCLIMIINAREQLLQMKNEDKATIVQILSKMPSDLEANDVSDFCSLAHYYSLKTPVSFREDVLEVLFSESGLEINSKLYSQALCLPVAVHELIESATVDVADADAVKFFLVDCRPAEQYNAGHLSTAFHLDCNLMLQEPNAFTTAVQGLLNSQRQALAAGSLAAGEHLCFVSSGRTEEDSYAHMVVASFLKKNIKHVSMLDGGFVAIHDYFGPHMTDCLEEHNTSVCLVCAPNNNNNDNVVQQSVNKTRDNIPAIQLFSKLSSAMKAKSQEVKGKLIEYIVNPNSNVNNGEWHVSANDRKEQRYRNVPPVFSINDEDEDTHSDYRRDSNIDNIDEIVELQSFLKSQNVVDNFSCQEVLSNGYMFDSYLVITETHLVILREIPNKKGAVKVLSRRPLSTIVKITAKKRHPELITFKYGVPDGDNLLIKDMDRFLIPNAAVATKIVSNQIVSQLDNKLQ, from the exons ATGACTGCTGAGGATGACAGTacttg GTTGATTGAATTGGAGTCAGCAATCCTAGATGGCTGCACACCTCAAGAGATCAATGCAATCACGAAAGGGAAAAAAATACCAGAAAGCTTGAGACCGGATGTCTGGCTCGTTTGTCTCAACTGTCATGATATGGGTAATCAGTTACTTATGTTTGATGAGATATTTGACTTAACAAATCAGAATGAATTAAGGGATAATGTAAAAAAGTTTGTAAGGAAGcttgataatgatgatgatgaaaaattATCAGTTATTTCAGATATTGAATCAATTCTCACTTTTTATTGTAAGTCTAGATCTATTACTTATGCTTCTAACAATGGTTGGATAGAAATACTTTATCCCCTTCTAAGTTTAAAATTGCCTAGATCAGATACTTATAACATGTTTGAAAAAATCTTGAAGCTATATATTCCAAATGGATGCACGTCGAATGGAGTACCGTTTCACATATTGAGGTTAATTATTCAGTATCATGATCCTGAGCTGTGTTCCTTTTTGGATACCAAGCGTATAACACCTGAACAATATTGCATGCCATGGCTGAAATCACTTTTTTCTGGAACTTGTAATTTGGAAGTGGTGCTCTTCATGTGGGATTTGTATTTCCAAAGATCTGACCCTTTCTTTATATTCTTTCTTTgcttaattatgattattaatgcTAGAGAGCAACTTTTGCAAATGAAGAATGAAGATAAGGCTACAATAGTTCAGATACTGAGCAAAATGCCTAGTGACCTTGAGGCCAATGATGTCTCAGACTTTTGTTCATTAGcacattattattctttaaaaacacCTGTGTCGTTCCGAGAAGACGTTTTAGAAGTATTATTCTCTGAAAGTGGACTGGAAATCAATTCTAAACTTTATTCTCAAGCTCTATGTCTTCCTGTGGCTGTTCATGAGTTAATTGAAAGTGCCACGGTGGATGTGGCCGATGCTGATGCTGTTAAATTCTTCCTAGTCGACTGTCGCCCTGCTGAACAGTATAATGCTGGACATTTATCAACTGCTTTTCATCTTGATTGCAATCTAATGTTACAAGAGCCTAATGCATTTACAACGGCTGTTCAAGGATTACTGAATTCCCAACGTCAAGCGTTAGCTGCAGGATCTTTGGCTGCAGGTGAACACTTGTGTTTCGTTAGTTCTGGTAGAACAGAAGAAGATAGTTACGCTCATATGGTTGTTGCatcttttcttaaaaaaaatataaaacacgttTCGATGCTGGATGGAGGATTTGTAGCAATTCATGACTATTTTGGTCCACATATGACCGATTGTTTGGAAGAACATAATACATCTGTTTGTTTGGTCTGTgcgccaaataataataacaacgatAATGTTGTCCAACAATCAGTTAACAAGACAAGAGATAATATACCGGCTATTCAGCTATTCAGCAAGCTTTCGTCCGCTATGAAAGCAAAAAGTCAAGAAGTTAAGGgaaaattaatagaatatatcGTGAATCCAAATTCGAACGTCAATAACGGCGAGTGGCACGTGTCGGCGAACGATCGGAAAGAGCAACGATACCGCAACGTTCCTCCCGTCTTCAGTATCAACGACGAGGACGAAGACACACATTCCGATTACCGACGAGATTCGAATATAGATAACATAGACGAAATAGTTGAACTCCAATCGTTCCTCAAAAGCCAAAATGTTGTGGATAACTTCTCGTGTCAAGAAGTTTTATCAAATGGTTACATGTTTGATTCGTATCTTGTAATAACGGAAACACATTTAGTTATATTGAGAGAAATACCAAATAAGAAGGGCGCTGTTAAAGTTTTATCAAGGAGGCCACTTTCAACGATAGTCAAAATTACGGCCAAAAAGAGGCACCCGGAGTTAATAACTTTCAAATATGGCGTACCAGATGgcgataatttattaatcaaagatATGGACAGGTTTTTAATTCCTAATGCGGCGGTTGCTACTAAAATTGTGTCCAATCAAATCGTTTCTCAATTGgataataaattacagtaa
- the LOC125066616 gene encoding 5'-AMP-activated protein kinase subunit beta-1: MGNAGSNHPKEWHKDQSTKPQDVGCSSPAKEGEAFTFDKKIDDDRCIRDDDNNIEDGAPYYTKAVPEHDVEETIMRERSNTLTEDNKDAEDVKVLPTVFKWEGGGKQVFISGTFTEWKTIPMVKSHGDFVTIIDLPEGEHQYKYFVDGEWRHDPTVKVVDNGMGSKNNLVTVKMSDFEVFQALAKDSEGIHNSAQTEYSQEIPQSKPWEKVTGPPILPPHLLQVILNKDTPLSCEPTLLPEPNHVMLNHLYALSIKDGVMVLSATHRYRKKYVTTLLYKPI, encoded by the exons ATGGGTAATGCAGGAAGTAATCATCCAAAAGAGTGGCACAAAGATCAGTCCACTAAACCACAAGATGTAGGTTGCTCTTCTCCAGCAAAAGAAGGAGAAGCTTTtacttttgacaaaaaaattgaCGACGACCGATGTATTCGAGACGACGATAACAACATTGAAGATGGAGCGCCTTATTATACCAAAGCTGTACCTGAACACGATGTCGAAGAAACGATCATGCGTGAAAGATCTAATACTTTGACAGAAGATAACAAAGATGCTGAAGATGTTAAAGTATTGCCAACTGTTTTCAAATGGGAAGGTGGAGGAAAGcag gTTTTTATAAGTGGAACTTTTACCGAGTGGAAAACCATACCTATGGTCAAGTCACATGGAGATTTTGTAACTATTATCGATCTGCCAGAAGGGGAGCAccaatataagtattttgttgATGGGGAGTGGCGTCATGACCCAACTGTG AAAGTTGTGGACAATGGAATGGGTTCTAAGAATAATTTGGTTACAGTGAAAATGTCCGACTTTGAAGTGTTTCAAGCACTCGCTAAAGACAGTGAGGGAATACATAATAGTGCCCAGACTGAATACTCTCAG gaaatacCACAGTCTAAGCCATGGGAAAAAGTTACAGGTCCACCAATTTTACCTCCACATCTTTTACAAGTTATTCTGAATAAGGATACTCCTTTGTCT tgTGAACCTACATTATTACCAGAACCAAATCATGTGATGTTAAACCATTTGTATGCCTTATCTATCAAAGATGGTGTGATGGTATTATCTGCTACTCACCGGTATCGAAAGAAGTATGTCACTACTCTTCTGTACAAGCCCATCTAA
- the LOC125066615 gene encoding UDP-galactose transporter senju — translation MHWYKLFPNKEAFIVFLLYIILFVFQGVFITASKTENGIYDYNTTLVVFLSEFLKLIISAVLYTLKKGNKPNIFKAVFKNYSLLLYYFIPSLLYCFYNNLAFINLSHYDPTSYYVLLQFRVVITALIFQFLFRKKLTFMQWISLGILTFGCMIKNFDSATVQSTEESDIWSNIFNIYFLSINFQNFCSCLAGTYNEYLLKTKGSNVDIFLQNVFMYLDSVICNFFVLMCKGELGTIFKDFESLNDVFVILITVNSAIVGIVTSFFLKNLNSILKTYASALELVITALVCYILFNIIITWYTVTSICLVSIAVAMYLKNPVNNANTNHDDSKDKKPLLEVVSN, via the exons ATGCATTGGTATAAATTATTTCCTAATAAAGAAGCCTTTAtcgtttttctattatatattattttatttgtattccaaG GTGTTTTCATAACAGCATCAAAAACTGAGAATGGAATTTATGACTACAATACAACACTTGTTGTATTCTTATCAGAATTCTTAAAGCTTATCATTTCAGCTGTCTTATATACATTGAAGAAAgg GAACaaaccaaacatttttaaagctgtatttaaaaattatagcttACTTTTATACTACTTTATACCATCACTTTTATATTGTTTCTACAATAACTTGGCATTTATAAACTTATCTCATTATGATCCAACTTCCTACTATGTTCTCCTGCAATTCAGAGTAGTAATAACAGCATTAATATTTCag tttttatttcgaaaGAAACTTACCTTCATGCAATGGATTTCTTTGGGTATTCTAACTTTTGGATGCATGATAAAAAATTTCGACTCTGCCACAGTACAGTCAACAGAAGAATCAGATATTTGGtctaacatatttaatatatatttcttgtcaATTAACTTTCAAAACTTTTGTTCTTGCTTGGCAGGCACATATAATGAGTACCTCCTTAAAACCAAAGGTTCTAATgtggatatttttttacaaaatgtgttCATGTATTTAGATTCTGTTATATGCAATTTCTTTGTCCTTATGTGTAAAGGTGAATTAGGcacaatatttaaagattttgaaTCTTTAAATGATGTATTTGTAATACTTATTACAGTAAATAGTGCAATAGTAGGTATAGTGACTAGCTTTTTTTTgaagaatttaaattcaattttaaaaacatatgctAGTGCTCTTGAGCTTGTCATCACGGCTTTGGTTTGTTATAtactctttaatataattataacatggtATACTGTGACATCTATATGCTTAGTAAGTATTGCAGTAGCCATGTACTTAAAAAATCCTGTTAATAATGCTAATACTAACCATGATGACTCAAAAGATAAAAAACCACTTTTAGAAGTAGTgagtaattaa